Proteins encoded within one genomic window of Couchioplanes caeruleus:
- a CDS encoding hemolysin family protein, whose translation MSPTWAGIVSVLLLIGNGFFVAAEFALVASKRYRLEHAAADGSRAARAALEGSRELSLMLAGAQLGITLCSLGLGALAEPAIEHLLHPLLHAAGLPDVPSSIIALLVALVIVTFLHLVIGEMMPKSWAITDPERSATLLALPFRGFVRLARPALVGLNGLANVALKPFGVHPQDQLAQAHGPEEMHILLERSRAEGLIGAEQTELLTSMLKLQEMTVGDLLIPDDQLVTVAAGSSARDVEEASLRSGRSRLAVVASPPGPSSPGASSSVSAASSPVSAAVPVSPAASSPASAALSVPAAALPAGTVVGVVHVREAVRATTAGVAATAEDLMDRPFTLDCAVTLTDAVTEMRAARAQLAMVTRAGERVGFVALEDLLEQVIGEFDDETDPIPVGRRMR comes from the coding sequence ATGAGCCCCACCTGGGCCGGCATCGTCTCGGTGCTGCTGCTCATCGGCAACGGGTTCTTCGTCGCGGCGGAGTTCGCTCTCGTGGCGAGCAAGCGCTACCGCCTCGAACACGCCGCCGCCGACGGCAGCCGGGCCGCCCGCGCCGCGCTCGAGGGCAGCCGCGAGCTGTCGCTGATGCTGGCGGGCGCCCAGCTCGGCATCACCCTGTGCTCGCTCGGCCTCGGCGCCCTCGCGGAGCCGGCCATCGAGCACCTGCTCCACCCGCTGCTGCACGCGGCGGGCCTCCCGGACGTCCCCAGCTCGATCATCGCCCTGCTGGTGGCGCTGGTCATCGTGACGTTCCTGCATCTGGTGATCGGCGAGATGATGCCGAAATCCTGGGCGATCACCGACCCGGAACGCTCGGCAACCCTGCTGGCGCTGCCGTTCCGAGGCTTCGTCCGGCTGGCGCGGCCGGCGCTGGTCGGCCTCAACGGCCTGGCCAACGTGGCGCTGAAGCCGTTCGGGGTGCACCCGCAGGATCAGCTCGCCCAGGCGCACGGGCCGGAGGAGATGCACATCCTGCTGGAGCGGTCGCGGGCGGAAGGGCTGATCGGGGCCGAGCAGACCGAGCTGCTGACCAGCATGCTCAAGCTGCAGGAGATGACGGTGGGCGACCTGCTCATCCCGGACGATCAGTTGGTCACGGTGGCGGCGGGTTCGTCGGCCCGGGACGTGGAGGAGGCTTCGCTGCGGAGCGGGCGCTCGCGGCTCGCGGTGGTGGCCTCTCCGCCTGGCCCCTCTTCGCCGGGCGCTTCGTCATCCGTCTCGGCCGCTTCCTCGCCGGTCTCGGCGGCTGTGCCCGTCTCTCCGGCCGCCTCCTCGCCGGCCTCGGCGGCCTTGTCCGTCCCGGCGGCGGCCTTGCCGGCCGGGACGGTCGTCGGGGTTGTTCATGTGCGGGAGGCGGTGCGGGCGACGACCGCCGGGGTGGCCGCGACGGCCGAGGACCTGATGGACCGTCCGTTCACCCTGGACTGCGCGGTGACGCTCACGGACGCGGTGACCGAGATGCGCGCGGCCCGGGCCCAGTTGGCGATGGTCACCCGAGCCGGGGAAAGAGTGGGCTTCGTGGCACTGGAAGACCTGTTGGAGCAGGTCATCGGCGAGTTCGACGACGAGACTGATCCCATACCGGTGGGTCGGCGGATGCGCTGA
- a CDS encoding regulatory protein RecX — MAGRRGARAGRGWDAIPFRSTEEESADGTATGARASDRNGSGRGRATAPDASAWATGSGRGRRGAGAGAEQPSAPPKSESELAREICLRQLAGRPRTRAELAKVLVRKEISEEVIAEVLDRYDEVGIIDDAAFARAWVSSRHHGRGLARRALANELRQRGVDAEVATEALETLDEDAEAATARALVDRKLRAATGTPDQIFRRLVGMLARKGYPAGVAIRAVKDALAARDAEAAEFADQIDADALAEQEGDTLT; from the coding sequence ATGGCCGGACGACGTGGGGCGCGAGCCGGGCGAGGCTGGGATGCGATCCCTTTCCGCTCCACTGAAGAGGAGTCCGCCGACGGCACCGCCACCGGAGCTCGGGCGTCTGATCGCAACGGTTCGGGCAGGGGGCGTGCAACCGCGCCGGATGCATCCGCGTGGGCGACCGGAAGCGGACGTGGTCGTCGAGGCGCGGGTGCGGGCGCGGAACAACCCTCCGCGCCACCGAAGTCGGAGTCCGAGTTGGCGCGCGAGATCTGCCTTCGACAGCTCGCCGGCCGTCCTCGGACTCGCGCCGAACTCGCCAAGGTGCTGGTCCGGAAGGAGATCTCCGAAGAGGTCATCGCCGAGGTTCTCGACCGCTACGACGAGGTCGGCATCATCGACGACGCCGCATTCGCCCGGGCATGGGTGTCCAGCCGTCACCACGGTCGAGGTCTTGCCCGGCGGGCGTTGGCCAACGAGCTCCGCCAGCGTGGCGTCGACGCCGAGGTGGCGACCGAGGCGCTGGAGACCCTCGACGAGGACGCGGAAGCAGCGACCGCTCGTGCCCTGGTCGACCGGAAGCTTCGTGCCGCGACGGGAACGCCGGACCAGATCTTTCGCCGCCTGGTCGGCATGCTGGCGCGCAAGGGTTACCCCGCAGGTGTGGCGATCCGCGCCGTCAAGGACGCGCTCGCGGCCCGGGACGCCGAAGCCGCGGAGTTCGCCGATCAGATCGACGCCGACGCCTTGGCCGAGCAGGAGGGCGACACCCTCACGTAG
- a CDS encoding bifunctional pyridoxamine 5'-phosphate oxidase family protein/GNAT family N-acetyltransferase has product MTDLYQLTARTTATRHRDRMRYERGSAHAILDEAYDCTVAFVVDGEPRVLPTMHVRVGDTLYLHASTGGRLGLTARADGVRVCVSVTLLDGLVYARSQFHHSANYRSLVAHGVAKPIGDESEKKAAMSALVEKLGAGRAAESRPPTSRELATTVVLSLPLTEVSVRLREGGVVDDPEDLPLPHWAGVLPLQRVAGLPQPDTGVESAIPSYLPHAPHSPWTTAVPMRGKHVSLEPLSPAHVDGLMAALADDEVWQFLPTPRPSTREAMAEHVTLATRHQWSGERVTWAQCDPATGKVMGMTSYHDVDEKGGALAIGHTILGRRWWRTGVNTEAKLLLLERAFEVLGAGRVFWYTDIRNERSQQAIARLGASRDGLIRRHRLRPDGTWRDTVLFAMTVDEWPAAKERLQARVAAG; this is encoded by the coding sequence GTGACCGACCTCTACCAGCTCACCGCCCGCACGACCGCGACGCGCCATCGCGACCGCATGCGCTACGAGCGCGGCTCGGCACACGCGATCCTCGACGAGGCCTATGACTGCACGGTGGCGTTCGTGGTTGACGGAGAGCCCCGGGTGCTGCCCACCATGCATGTCCGCGTCGGCGACACGCTCTATTTGCATGCCTCGACGGGCGGCCGGCTGGGCCTGACGGCGCGAGCCGACGGCGTGCGGGTGTGCGTCTCCGTGACCTTGCTGGACGGGCTGGTCTACGCCCGCTCGCAGTTTCACCACAGTGCCAACTACCGGTCCCTGGTGGCGCACGGAGTCGCCAAGCCGATCGGCGACGAGAGCGAGAAGAAGGCCGCGATGTCGGCCCTGGTGGAGAAGCTGGGAGCGGGCCGAGCGGCCGAAAGCCGCCCACCGACGAGCCGGGAGTTGGCGACCACCGTCGTTCTCTCACTGCCGTTGACAGAGGTTTCGGTACGGCTACGGGAAGGCGGAGTGGTCGACGATCCCGAAGACCTACCGCTGCCCCATTGGGCGGGAGTGCTCCCGTTGCAGCGCGTCGCGGGACTGCCACAGCCGGACACGGGAGTGGAGTCGGCGATCCCGTCCTACCTCCCCCACGCGCCGCACTCGCCGTGGACGACGGCAGTGCCGATGCGCGGAAAGCACGTCTCGCTGGAGCCACTTTCACCGGCACACGTGGACGGCCTGATGGCGGCACTAGCAGACGACGAGGTGTGGCAGTTCCTCCCGACGCCAAGGCCGAGCACCCGCGAAGCGATGGCCGAACACGTCACGCTCGCCACACGCCACCAGTGGTCGGGTGAGCGCGTGACGTGGGCGCAATGCGATCCGGCCACCGGCAAGGTGATGGGCATGACGAGCTACCACGACGTCGACGAGAAGGGAGGAGCCCTGGCGATCGGACACACCATCCTCGGCCGCCGCTGGTGGCGCACCGGCGTGAACACGGAGGCCAAACTGCTGCTACTCGAGCGGGCCTTCGAGGTGCTCGGGGCCGGACGGGTGTTCTGGTACACCGACATCCGCAACGAACGGTCCCAGCAAGCCATCGCACGCCTCGGAGCAAGCCGGGACGGCCTGATCCGGCGGCACCGCCTGCGACCGGACGGCACCTGGCGCGACACGGTGCTGTTCGCGATGACGGTCGACGAATGGCCGGCGGCCAAGGAGCGCCTGCAAGCCCGAGTGGCGGCCGGTTGA
- the rny gene encoding ribonuclease Y, translating into MTALVWVLMVAVIILASAVITGLIFGARALRRLQDSRSADQESRERTLQHAKAKVDDANAKAASVRAEVAAAKAEATAARAEARRVLESAHAEADTILEHAHRQAESDAEQVRTAARRSGEREVALLNTTAKEHAAEVERRAARIDERERLHAEEVERLVERERRLATMDTDLTAREAALGEREAAIAGVEEQRRRELERIASLTAEQARAELVENIEGQAKREAAILVRDIETDAKRTADTRARHIVVDAIQRIASEQTAESVVSVLHLPSDEMKGRIIGREGRNIRAFESTTGVNLIIDDTPEAVLLSCFDPVRREVGRLTLEKLVLDGRIHPHRIEEVFESAKNDVDRLCERAAEEALVDVGITDIHPELATLLGRLRYRTSYGQNVLKHLVETAHIAGIMAAELGLDVPTMKRSAFLHDIGKALTHEVEGSHALIGADLARKYGESEDVVHAIEAHHNEVPPQTVEAVLTQAADACSGGRPGARRESLEAYVKRLERIEEIAGGKTGVDKVFAMQAGREIRVMVRPEDVDDIAAAVLARDVAKQIEEELTYPGQIRVTVVRESRVTELAR; encoded by the coding sequence ATGACGGCCCTGGTATGGGTGCTCATGGTGGCGGTCATCATCCTCGCCTCCGCGGTCATAACCGGCCTGATCTTCGGCGCCCGTGCCCTGCGCCGCCTCCAGGACAGCCGCTCCGCCGACCAGGAGAGCCGCGAGCGCACCCTCCAGCACGCCAAGGCCAAGGTCGACGACGCGAACGCGAAAGCCGCGTCCGTACGCGCGGAGGTCGCCGCCGCCAAGGCCGAGGCAACCGCCGCCCGGGCCGAGGCCCGGCGGGTTCTGGAGTCGGCGCACGCGGAGGCCGACACGATTCTCGAGCACGCGCACCGCCAGGCCGAATCCGACGCCGAGCAGGTCCGCACGGCCGCCCGGCGCAGCGGCGAGCGCGAGGTGGCGCTGCTCAACACCACGGCCAAGGAGCACGCCGCCGAGGTCGAGCGGCGGGCCGCCCGGATTGACGAGCGCGAGCGTCTGCACGCCGAGGAGGTCGAGCGGCTGGTGGAGCGGGAGCGGCGCCTGGCCACGATGGACACCGATCTGACCGCCCGGGAGGCCGCGCTCGGTGAGCGGGAGGCCGCGATCGCCGGCGTCGAGGAGCAGCGCCGCCGTGAGCTGGAGCGGATCGCGAGCCTGACCGCCGAGCAGGCCCGGGCCGAACTCGTCGAGAACATCGAGGGGCAGGCCAAGCGGGAGGCCGCAATCCTCGTCCGCGACATCGAGACGGATGCGAAGCGCACCGCCGACACCCGAGCCCGGCACATCGTCGTGGACGCGATCCAGCGCATCGCCAGCGAGCAGACCGCGGAGAGCGTCGTCAGCGTGTTGCACCTGCCGAGCGACGAGATGAAGGGCCGCATCATCGGCCGCGAGGGCCGCAACATCCGGGCGTTCGAGTCGACCACCGGCGTCAACCTGATCATCGACGACACCCCCGAGGCGGTCCTGCTCTCCTGCTTCGACCCGGTCCGCCGCGAGGTCGGCCGGCTGACGCTGGAGAAGCTGGTGCTCGACGGCCGCATCCACCCGCACCGCATCGAGGAAGTCTTCGAGAGCGCGAAGAACGACGTGGACCGCCTCTGCGAGCGCGCCGCCGAGGAGGCCCTGGTGGACGTCGGCATCACCGACATCCATCCGGAGCTGGCGACGCTGCTGGGCCGGTTGCGCTACCGCACCAGCTACGGGCAGAACGTGCTCAAGCATCTCGTGGAGACCGCCCACATCGCCGGGATCATGGCCGCCGAGCTGGGCCTGGACGTGCCGACGATGAAGCGGTCCGCCTTCCTGCACGACATCGGCAAGGCGCTCACCCACGAGGTCGAGGGCAGCCACGCGCTGATCGGCGCGGATCTGGCCCGCAAGTACGGCGAGTCCGAGGACGTCGTCCACGCGATCGAGGCGCACCACAACGAGGTGCCGCCGCAGACCGTCGAGGCCGTGCTCACCCAGGCCGCGGACGCCTGCTCCGGCGGTCGCCCGGGTGCGCGCCGGGAAAGCCTGGAGGCGTACGTCAAGCGCCTGGAGCGCATCGAGGAGATCGCCGGCGGCAAGACGGGCGTGGACAAAGTCTTCGCCATGCAGGCGGGCCGCGAGATCCGCGTGATGGTCCGCCCGGAGGACGTGGACGACATCGCCGCCGCGGTGCTGGCCCGGGACGTGGCCAAGCAGATCGAGGAGGAATTGACCTACCCCGGCCAGATTCGGGTCACGGTCGTCCGCGAGTCGCGCGTCACGGAACTGGCCCGATAA
- the recA gene encoding recombinase RecA yields MVAGPDRDKALDLALAQIDKQFGKGSVMRLGERPVVQTAVIPTGSIALDVALGVGGLPRGRVIEVYGPESSGKTTVALHAVANAQRAGGIAAFIDAEHALDPEYARALGVDTDALLVSQPDTGEQALEIADMLIRSGALDIIVIDSVAALVPRAEIEGEMGDSHVGLQARLMSQALRKITGVLNNSGTTAIFINQLREKIGVMFGSPETTTGGRALKFYSSVRLDVRRIESLKDGTDVVGNRTRVKVVKNKVAAPFKQAEFDIMYGKGISREGSLIDVGVEQSIIRKSGAWYTYDGDQLGQGKEKAREFLKENPDVAAEIEKKILEKLGVGQTSGDAAGGPELPPVDF; encoded by the coding sequence ATGGTGGCAGGACCTGACCGGGACAAAGCTCTCGATCTGGCGTTGGCGCAGATCGACAAGCAATTCGGCAAGGGCTCGGTGATGCGACTGGGGGAGCGGCCGGTCGTGCAGACCGCCGTCATCCCGACCGGCTCCATCGCCCTGGATGTGGCGCTCGGCGTCGGCGGCCTGCCGCGCGGCCGCGTCATCGAGGTCTACGGGCCCGAGTCCAGCGGTAAGACGACGGTGGCCCTGCATGCGGTGGCCAACGCCCAGCGGGCCGGCGGCATCGCGGCTTTCATCGACGCCGAGCACGCCCTCGATCCGGAATATGCCCGCGCCCTCGGCGTGGACACCGACGCCCTGCTTGTCTCGCAGCCCGACACCGGTGAGCAGGCGCTCGAGATCGCGGACATGCTGATCCGCTCCGGCGCGCTCGACATCATCGTCATCGACTCGGTGGCGGCCCTCGTGCCCCGCGCCGAGATCGAAGGCGAGATGGGCGACAGTCACGTCGGTCTCCAGGCCCGCCTGATGAGCCAGGCGCTCCGGAAGATCACCGGTGTTCTGAACAACTCCGGCACGACCGCCATCTTCATCAACCAGCTCCGCGAGAAGATCGGCGTCATGTTCGGCTCCCCCGAGACGACGACGGGTGGCCGCGCGCTGAAGTTCTACTCGTCGGTGCGCCTCGACGTGCGCCGCATCGAGAGCCTCAAGGACGGCACGGACGTGGTCGGCAACCGCACCCGCGTCAAGGTCGTCAAGAACAAGGTCGCGGCGCCGTTCAAGCAGGCCGAGTTCGACATCATGTACGGCAAGGGCATCTCCCGCGAGGGCTCTCTGATCGACGTGGGCGTCGAGCAGAGCATCATTCGCAAGTCCGGCGCCTGGTACACGTACGACGGTGACCAGCTCGGCCAGGGCAAGGAGAAGGCCCGCGAGTTCCTGAAGGAGAACCCGGACGTCGCCGCCGAGATCGAGAAGAAGATCCTCGAGAAGCTCGGCGTCGGCCAGACCAGCGGTGACGCCGCGGGTGGGCCGGAACTTCCGCCGGTCGACTTCTGA
- the leuE gene encoding leucine efflux protein LeuE, producing the protein MLGITDFWTYVLGTVAIILLPGPNSIFVLSVAAQRGVRAGYRAAFGVFVGDTVLMVLAAAGVASLLRAYPPIFMVIKYAGGAYLAWVGLGIIRSAWRKRRERGGVVDRRPTGAAGADASGAIAVHEVAAGDDLAPSAVPSAGQSPPEGTPVGMRRPFRRALIVSLLNPKAILFIVSFLIQFVEPGYAHPALSFLVLGAVLQLFSALYLSGLIFGGQFLAGQFRRRRRLSAAASTGIGVLFVGFGIKLATASAG; encoded by the coding sequence GTGCTGGGAATCACCGACTTCTGGACCTACGTGCTGGGCACCGTGGCGATCATTCTGCTGCCCGGACCCAACTCGATCTTCGTGCTGTCCGTCGCCGCGCAGCGTGGGGTGCGGGCTGGGTACCGTGCCGCCTTCGGGGTCTTTGTCGGTGACACGGTTCTGATGGTGCTGGCCGCCGCCGGGGTGGCTTCACTGCTGCGGGCCTATCCGCCGATCTTCATGGTCATCAAGTACGCGGGTGGCGCCTATCTGGCCTGGGTCGGGCTGGGCATCATCCGGAGTGCCTGGCGCAAGCGGCGGGAGCGCGGAGGGGTGGTCGATCGCCGGCCGACCGGCGCGGCGGGCGCGGATGCCTCGGGGGCCATCGCCGTTCACGAAGTCGCTGCGGGTGATGATCTCGCTCCGAGCGCCGTTCCGTCGGCGGGGCAGTCCCCACCAGAGGGGACGCCCGTCGGGATGCGGCGGCCGTTCCGGCGGGCCCTCATCGTCAGCCTGCTCAACCCCAAGGCCATCCTGTTCATCGTGTCGTTCCTCATCCAGTTCGTCGAGCCGGGCTATGCGCATCCGGCGCTGTCGTTCCTGGTGCTCGGGGCGGTCCTTCAACTCTTCAGCGCGCTGTACCTCAGCGGTTTGATCTTCGGAGGACAGTTCCTGGCCGGGCAGTTCCGACGACGCCGGCGGCTGTCGGCTGCCGCCTCGACCGGCATCGGAGTGTTGTTCGTCGGATTCGGCATCAAGCTGGCGACCGCCAGCGCGGGATAG
- a CDS encoding sporulation protein, with translation MVFEKVLRAFGVGGPAVDTVLSSPDTHPGSELVGAVRLTGGDYDVDVATVAVGLVSRVEAEDGDALVEFHRAWVAAGFTLAAGEHQDLPFAITLPWETPLTHAYGRKLSGMSLGLRTEVTLEEAVDNGDVDIIAVHPLPAQEAVLEAVVQLGFQFRHADVERGAIYGVSQDLPFYQEIQFTPPMAYSREMDELEVTFVADVEGVEVILEMEKHGGLLRRPRDRYARLRLTHAEAEAGPRDWTAAVEKVVREALEENPPPEFPGAGGLHAS, from the coding sequence ATGGTCTTCGAGAAGGTACTGCGGGCGTTCGGCGTGGGAGGCCCGGCCGTCGACACCGTCCTGTCCAGCCCCGACACGCACCCGGGAAGCGAACTCGTCGGGGCCGTCCGCCTCACCGGCGGCGACTACGACGTCGACGTGGCGACCGTCGCGGTGGGGTTGGTGAGCCGGGTGGAGGCGGAGGACGGCGACGCGCTCGTCGAGTTCCACCGGGCCTGGGTGGCGGCGGGCTTCACCCTCGCGGCCGGGGAGCACCAGGACCTGCCGTTCGCGATCACGTTGCCGTGGGAGACGCCGCTGACCCACGCGTACGGAAGGAAGCTCAGCGGAATGTCCCTCGGCCTCCGCACGGAGGTGACCCTGGAGGAGGCGGTCGACAACGGCGACGTGGACATCATCGCCGTGCATCCCCTGCCGGCGCAGGAAGCGGTGCTGGAGGCGGTCGTGCAGCTCGGCTTCCAGTTCCGGCACGCCGACGTCGAACGAGGAGCGATCTACGGGGTGAGTCAGGACCTGCCGTTCTACCAGGAAATCCAGTTCACGCCGCCGATGGCGTACTCCCGGGAGATGGACGAACTGGAGGTCACCTTCGTCGCGGATGTCGAAGGAGTGGAGGTGATCCTGGAGATGGAGAAGCACGGAGGACTCCTGCGCCGGCCCCGGGACAGGTACGCGCGACTGCGGCTCACGCACGCGGAGGCGGAGGCCGGGCCGCGGGACTGGACAGCGGCGGTGGAGAAGGTCGTCCGGGAGGCACTGGAGGAGAACCCGCCGCCGGAGTTTCCGGGCGCGGGTGGACTCCACGCTTCCTGA
- a CDS encoding UdgX family uracil-DNA binding protein (This protein belongs to the uracil DNA glycosylase superfamily, members of which act in excision repair of DNA. However, it belongs more specifically to UdgX branch, whose founding member was found to bind uracil in DNA (where it does not belong), without cleaving it, appears to promote DNA repair by a pathway involving RecA, rather than base excision.), producing MPRTEAPIGAQHFVPPRAHELDELKAAAAHCEGCELYQNATQTVFGRGDAHARVVFVGEQPGDVEDQKGLPFVGPAGRLLREAVDDAGIDPGHVYITNAVKHFRFELRGKRRIHQSPGPAHITACRPWLVAEFALLKPELLVVLGATAAKALLGPSFRVTRSRGQLMPWPASAQHPGDFPVAEIQALATIHPSAVLRADDRDAAYQSLVDDLKVAATALA from the coding sequence ATGCCAAGGACCGAAGCGCCGATCGGGGCACAGCATTTCGTTCCGCCGCGAGCGCACGAGCTCGACGAGCTCAAGGCCGCCGCGGCCCACTGTGAGGGCTGCGAGCTCTATCAGAACGCCACGCAGACGGTATTCGGCCGCGGTGACGCCCATGCCCGCGTGGTCTTCGTCGGCGAGCAGCCCGGTGACGTCGAGGACCAGAAGGGCCTGCCGTTCGTCGGTCCGGCCGGTCGGCTGCTGCGCGAGGCGGTCGACGACGCGGGCATCGATCCGGGCCACGTCTACATCACCAACGCGGTCAAGCACTTCCGCTTCGAACTGCGCGGCAAGCGACGCATCCACCAGAGTCCGGGACCCGCCCACATCACGGCCTGCCGTCCCTGGCTCGTCGCGGAATTCGCCCTGCTCAAACCGGAGCTCCTGGTCGTGCTGGGCGCCACGGCGGCCAAGGCCCTGCTCGGCCCGTCGTTCCGGGTCACCCGATCCAGGGGCCAGCTCATGCCGTGGCCGGCGTCCGCGCAGCATCCCGGGGACTTCCCGGTCGCGGAGATCCAGGCGCTCGCGACCATCCATCCCTCGGCCGTGCTGCGGGCCGATGATCGGGATGCCGCGTACCAGAGCCTGGTCGACGACCTCAAGGTGGCCGCGACAGCCCTGGCCTGA
- a CDS encoding DUF3046 domain-containing protein, with translation MRLTDFWQRLEQAFGPAYARSLAADHAFADLGGRTIDEAIARGVETATIWRAVVAAYSDRVPARLR, from the coding sequence GTGCGGTTGACGGATTTCTGGCAGCGCCTCGAGCAGGCCTTCGGGCCCGCCTATGCGCGCAGTCTCGCCGCCGATCACGCCTTCGCGGACCTCGGTGGACGGACGATCGACGAGGCCATAGCCCGGGGTGTCGAGACGGCTACGATCTGGCGCGCCGTGGTGGCCGCGTACTCCGATCGGGTGCCTGCGCGCCTGCGCTGA
- a CDS encoding aminotransferase class I/II-fold pyridoxal phosphate-dependent enzyme yields MTEQYQVTGSTAAAISGSIEAGVRRGDWVWGEALPPIRVLADELHVSPATVSKAYADLRQRGIVETSGRRGTRIRSRPPIGGARAALRLPVPAGALDLSSGDPDVRLLPALGPHLRVVSDEVGAPGGYAAADAMPELVDAAGPRLEADGVPVAAGAITVTNGTLDAIERLLTTHLRPGDAVAVEDPGWANLLDLLAALGLTPLPVAMDDEGPLPDRLLDAIASGARAVVITTRAQNPTGAAVTTERAAALRKVLSFRPEVLLIEDDHAAELSGVPLHCLSGATTAWAFVRSASKPFGPDLRIAVMAGDEATIARVAGRMRIGTGWVSTLLQRLLLRLWRDEDVAAQIAAAGRSYDHRRDTLRHALTSRGVKAYGTTGINLWVRTPDETRLITALRDAGYAVAPGSLFRMDAPPGVRITVSPLDDEAIEPLADIVAAAAYPPGVSIVGR; encoded by the coding sequence GTGACAGAACAATACCAGGTGACCGGCTCGACCGCCGCAGCGATTTCCGGGAGCATCGAGGCCGGCGTTCGCCGGGGCGACTGGGTCTGGGGGGAGGCGTTGCCGCCGATCCGGGTCCTCGCCGACGAGTTGCACGTCAGTCCCGCCACGGTGTCGAAGGCTTATGCGGACCTGCGCCAACGCGGCATTGTGGAGACCTCTGGCCGGCGCGGCACGCGCATCCGGTCGCGTCCGCCGATCGGCGGTGCGCGTGCGGCTCTGCGGCTGCCCGTGCCGGCCGGCGCCCTGGACCTGTCGTCGGGTGATCCGGACGTCCGGCTGCTGCCCGCGCTCGGTCCGCACTTGCGGGTGGTGTCCGATGAGGTCGGAGCGCCGGGAGGTTATGCGGCCGCCGACGCGATGCCCGAGCTCGTCGATGCGGCGGGTCCGCGCCTCGAGGCCGACGGCGTCCCGGTGGCCGCCGGGGCGATCACCGTCACCAACGGCACACTCGACGCCATCGAACGCCTGCTCACCACTCATCTGCGCCCCGGCGACGCGGTGGCCGTGGAAGATCCCGGCTGGGCGAATCTGCTCGATCTGCTCGCCGCGCTCGGCCTGACTCCCCTGCCGGTCGCGATGGACGACGAAGGTCCGCTCCCCGACCGGTTGTTGGACGCTATCGCCTCCGGGGCGCGCGCGGTCGTCATCACCACCCGTGCCCAGAATCCGACCGGCGCGGCGGTCACCACTGAGCGTGCGGCCGCCCTGCGCAAGGTGTTGTCCTTCCGGCCCGAGGTGCTGCTCATCGAGGACGACCATGCCGCCGAGTTGTCCGGCGTGCCGTTGCACTGCCTGAGCGGTGCCACCACCGCCTGGGCGTTCGTCCGGTCGGCGTCCAAACCGTTCGGGCCCGATCTCCGGATCGCCGTGATGGCCGGGGACGAGGCGACCATCGCGCGGGTGGCCGGCCGCATGCGGATCGGCACCGGCTGGGTTTCCACGCTGCTGCAGCGTCTGCTGCTCCGGCTCTGGCGAGACGAGGATGTCGCTGCCCAGATCGCCGCGGCCGGCAGGAGCTACGACCACCGTCGCGACACATTGCGGCACGCACTGACCTCCCGGGGGGTCAAGGCCTACGGCACCACAGGCATCAATCTCTGGGTACGCACACCCGACGAGACCCGGCTGATCACCGCACTGAGGGACGCCGGATACGCGGTGGCGCCCGGATCGTTGTTCCGCATGGACGCGCCCCCTGGCGTACGGATCACCGTCAGTCCTCTCGACGACGAGGCGATCGAGCCGCTCGCCGACATCGTGGCGGCTGCCGCCTACCCGCCCGGCGTGAGCATCGTGGGTCGATGA